From the genome of Geminocystis herdmanii PCC 6308, one region includes:
- the malQ gene encoding 4-alpha-glucanotransferase: MFDRRLSGILLHPTSLPSAYGIGDLGSGAYGFVDFLAQGEQQVWQILPLGPTGAGNSPYLAYSALAGNPLMISLDILFGDKLLQEEDLEVIKKVFEKENPQRVNFDAVIKEKYPLLRKAFEAFQGSDNDEYKQEFDQFCEDYGYWLEDYSLYMALKDYHDGKPWFQWDESIAKRNPEAIHTWQIKLGHEMYYHKFLQFSFFKQWRNLKEYANEKGVKIFGDIPIYVAHDSVDVWANQEIFCLDEETGAAALMAGVPPDYFSETGQLWGNPVYNWEVLAENNFAWWIQRIKGMLEYVDIMRIDHFRGFEGYWAVPEGETTAINGEWLSAPGDQFFTILEQELGVLPIIAEDLGVITPEVEALRDKYNFPGMKVLHFAFDSDRANGFLPYNYVDRNWVVYTGTHDNDTTVGWFEKRSFAERKRVVDFLGNIDNEGIHWSLIRLALASVANLAIFPVQDLLGLGSESKMNTPGTIVDNWSWRYLDGVLTDDISEHLKYLTYLYGRKPH, from the coding sequence ATGTTCGATCGAAGACTAAGTGGTATATTACTTCATCCCACATCCTTACCTAGCGCTTATGGTATCGGTGACTTGGGTAGTGGTGCTTATGGTTTTGTGGACTTTCTGGCACAGGGGGAACAACAAGTATGGCAAATACTTCCATTAGGCCCTACAGGAGCAGGAAATTCCCCTTATTTAGCCTATTCTGCCCTAGCTGGAAACCCTTTAATGATTAGCCTTGACATTCTTTTTGGAGATAAATTATTACAAGAAGAAGATTTAGAAGTTATTAAAAAAGTTTTTGAAAAAGAAAATCCCCAACGAGTCAATTTTGATGCAGTCATCAAAGAAAAATATCCTCTATTGCGTAAGGCTTTTGAGGCTTTTCAAGGAAGTGATAATGATGAATATAAACAAGAATTTGACCAATTTTGTGAGGATTATGGTTATTGGTTAGAAGATTATTCTCTTTACATGGCACTCAAAGATTATCATGACGGTAAACCATGGTTTCAGTGGGATGAATCGATCGCAAAACGTAACCCAGAAGCAATTCATACATGGCAAATAAAACTAGGTCATGAAATGTATTATCATAAATTCTTACAATTTAGCTTCTTTAAACAATGGCGCAATTTGAAAGAATATGCCAACGAAAAGGGAGTTAAAATTTTTGGGGATATTCCCATTTATGTCGCTCACGATAGCGTTGATGTGTGGGCAAATCAAGAGATATTTTGTTTAGATGAAGAAACAGGGGCGGCGGCATTAATGGCGGGTGTACCCCCTGACTACTTTAGTGAAACAGGGCAATTATGGGGTAATCCTGTCTATAACTGGGAAGTATTAGCAGAAAATAACTTTGCATGGTGGATACAACGTATTAAGGGAATGTTAGAATATGTTGATATTATGCGCATTGATCATTTTCGAGGTTTTGAAGGTTATTGGGCTGTGCCTGAAGGGGAAACCACTGCTATTAATGGTGAATGGTTAAGCGCCCCCGGAGATCAGTTTTTTACTATCCTAGAGCAAGAATTAGGGGTTTTACCAATTATTGCGGAAGATTTAGGGGTAATTACTCCCGAAGTAGAAGCATTGCGAGATAAGTATAACTTTCCGGGTATGAAGGTTTTACATTTTGCCTTTGATTCCGATCGAGCTAACGGTTTTCTACCTTATAATTATGTCGATCGAAACTGGGTTGTTTACACTGGTACTCATGATAATGATACCACTGTGGGTTGGTTTGAAAAACGATCGTTCGCCGAAAGAAAAAGAGTTGTGGACTTTTTAGGTAACATAGATAATGAAGGTATCCACTGGAGTTTAATTCGTTTAGCTTTAGCCTCTGTAGCTAACTTAGCTATTTTTCCCGTGCAGGATTTGTTAGGATTAGGATCAGAATCGAAAATGAATACCCCCGGTACGATCGTCGATAACTGGAGTTGGCGTTATTTAGACGGTGTTTTAACCGATGATATTAGTGAGCATCTCAAATATTTAACTTATCTTTACGGCAGAAAACCCCATTAA
- the nblB gene encoding phycobilisome degradation protein NblB — MTITPESVNALIHSENFGERIRGINELRQLDKETAYELLISIISDPNVRVRYAAISQLDTLGDFNLEKSLEVLLDTLYNDSESDVRAAAADAIAGLKITKAFPDLKKVYYETEDWLIQFSIVSALGELGHPEGFDLLQDALNSDNELLKTSAIGALGELGDDRAIDLLIPFANNDDWQIRHRVAQALGRFGGEKAREVLTILAEDKSVAVSEEAKHYLLN; from the coding sequence ATGACGATTACACCTGAATCAGTAAACGCATTGATACATTCGGAGAATTTTGGTGAGCGCATTCGAGGGATTAATGAATTAAGACAGTTAGACAAAGAAACTGCCTATGAATTATTAATTTCCATAATTAGTGATCCTAATGTAAGAGTGCGTTATGCAGCGATTTCTCAACTAGACACCCTTGGAGATTTTAATCTTGAAAAATCCTTAGAAGTTTTATTAGACACCCTTTATAATGACTCTGAGTCGGATGTTCGAGCGGCGGCGGCGGATGCGATCGCAGGGTTAAAAATAACGAAGGCTTTTCCCGACTTGAAAAAAGTCTATTATGAGACAGAAGACTGGTTAATTCAATTTAGTATTGTTTCAGCTTTGGGAGAATTAGGACATCCCGAAGGCTTTGATTTACTTCAAGATGCTTTAAATTCTGATAATGAATTGCTCAAAACCTCTGCTATCGGTGCTTTAGGGGAGTTAGGGGACGATCGAGCCATCGATTTATTAATACCTTTTGCCAATAATGATGACTGGCAAATTCGTCATCGAGTCGCCCAAGCATTAGGCAGATTTGGAGGGGAAAAAGCGCGAGAAGTTTTAACAATTCTTGCGGAAGATAAATCTGTAGCGGTATCCGAAGAAGCAAAACACTATCTGCTTAATTAG
- a CDS encoding bifunctional acetate--CoA ligase family protein/GNAT family N-acetyltransferase, translated as MATDKVHDIMRYNYNPLDFMFAPKSVALIGASEKENSVGRTLLWNLISHPFGGTVYPINPKRNNVLGIRAYSSIRELPESIDLAVIAIPAVGVPNVIRECVEAGVKGAIIISAGFKEIGAEGVKLEQEILELARKGNLRIIGPNCLGLMCPPTGLNASFASTSARSGNVAFISQSGAFCTSILDWSIKENLGFSGFISVGSMLDVNWGDLIYYFGDDPLTKSIVIYMESISNARSFISAAREVALSKPIIVIKGGRTEEAAKAAASHTGALSSSDKVLAAAFRRCGVLQVDTIKEVFNMADLLAKQPRPKGRRLTILTNAGGPGVLATDALTWGKGELASLSDSTIEELNKILPSHWSHSNPVDILGDAPPQRYAQALEITAKDENSDGLLVILTPQDMTDPTKTAEELTKITSKISHKPVLASWMGGSGVATGVEILNRANIYTQPYPDDASRLFNLMWRYSYNLRGLYEIPSFAQSDNFIDKDLADNIITHAHQTNRTLLTEYESKQLLQAYGIPTVTTQIAETVESSIESAKKIGYPVVMKLHSETITHKTDVGGVRLNLTSEEDIKQAFEAIQQGVSDSDFLGVTIQPMINLEGYELILGSTIDPQFGPVLLFGTGGQLVEVYQDQSMGLPPLNSTLARRLMEQTKIYTALQGVRGRKPVNLAQLEQILVLFSQLVIEQPLIKEIDINPLVAGEYNLIALDARVLLYEPNTDKKDIVPPAIRPYPSQYISKITLKDGKLLKIRPIRPEDEPQVVTFCKELSEQSVYLRFFHSISYQSLISHERLTRICFVDYDQEIALVASYRNPDTDEKQILAIARLSRVHGNTEQAELGLLVKDSYQKQGLGTLLGQDLLKIAKKEGIKTIIAEILPDNIGMQNLCRKLGFTLEKTADLVTAIYSH; from the coding sequence ATGGCTACAGATAAAGTTCATGACATCATGCGGTATAACTATAATCCTCTGGATTTTATGTTTGCACCGAAATCCGTTGCCTTGATTGGTGCATCGGAAAAAGAAAATAGTGTGGGGCGCACTTTATTATGGAATTTGATTAGTCATCCCTTTGGGGGTACGGTTTACCCCATTAATCCTAAACGAAACAATGTCTTAGGCATTAGGGCTTATTCTAGTATAAGAGAATTACCTGAGTCGATCGATCTGGCGGTGATTGCCATTCCTGCTGTGGGTGTGCCGAATGTAATTAGGGAATGCGTAGAAGCTGGTGTTAAAGGTGCAATTATTATTTCCGCAGGATTTAAGGAAATTGGGGCGGAAGGGGTTAAATTAGAACAAGAAATCTTAGAATTAGCTCGTAAGGGCAATTTACGCATTATAGGTCCAAATTGCTTGGGTTTAATGTGTCCTCCTACGGGATTAAATGCTAGTTTTGCTAGTACAAGCGCTCGATCGGGCAATGTGGCTTTTATTAGTCAAAGTGGTGCTTTTTGTACTTCTATCCTTGATTGGAGTATCAAAGAAAATCTAGGTTTTAGCGGTTTTATCTCCGTTGGCTCGATGTTGGATGTTAATTGGGGTGATTTGATCTATTATTTTGGTGATGATCCTTTAACTAAAAGTATTGTTATCTATATGGAATCGATCAGTAATGCTCGATCGTTCATTTCTGCCGCTAGGGAAGTCGCCTTATCAAAACCCATTATCGTCATCAAAGGAGGGCGCACAGAAGAAGCCGCCAAAGCCGCCGCCTCTCACACTGGGGCATTGAGTAGCAGTGATAAAGTCTTAGCCGCCGCTTTTCGTCGCTGTGGGGTTTTACAAGTGGATACCATTAAAGAAGTGTTTAACATGGCGGATTTATTAGCAAAACAACCGCGCCCGAAAGGAAGACGTTTAACCATTTTAACCAATGCAGGAGGACCGGGAGTATTAGCCACCGATGCGCTAACATGGGGTAAAGGAGAATTGGCTTCTTTGAGTGACAGTACGATCGAAGAATTAAACAAGATTTTGCCTAGTCATTGGAGTCACAGTAACCCTGTGGACATTTTGGGAGATGCCCCCCCTCAACGGTATGCTCAAGCCTTAGAAATTACTGCCAAAGATGAAAATAGTGACGGATTATTAGTTATTTTAACTCCCCAAGACATGACTGATCCCACTAAAACCGCCGAAGAATTAACCAAAATTACCAGCAAAATTAGTCATAAACCAGTATTAGCTAGTTGGATGGGAGGAAGTGGTGTTGCCACAGGAGTCGAAATCCTGAATCGTGCCAATATTTATACTCAACCCTACCCTGATGATGCTTCTCGTTTATTTAATTTGATGTGGCGTTATAGCTATAACTTACGGGGATTGTATGAAATTCCTAGTTTTGCTCAATCTGATAACTTCATTGATAAGGATTTAGCTGATAACATTATCACCCATGCGCATCAAACTAACCGCACTTTATTAACGGAATATGAATCTAAGCAGTTGTTACAGGCTTATGGTATCCCTACCGTCACCACCCAAATTGCTGAAACGGTGGAAAGTTCGATCGAATCTGCCAAAAAAATAGGTTATCCTGTGGTGATGAAACTCCATTCTGAGACAATCACCCATAAAACTGATGTCGGTGGGGTGAGGTTAAATTTAACCAGTGAAGAAGATATTAAACAAGCCTTTGAGGCAATTCAACAAGGTGTTAGTGATAGTGACTTTTTAGGAGTAACTATTCAACCGATGATTAACTTAGAAGGCTATGAATTAATCTTAGGTAGTACGATCGATCCGCAGTTCGGGCCCGTATTACTATTTGGTACAGGGGGGCAATTAGTAGAAGTGTATCAAGATCAATCCATGGGGCTTCCTCCTTTAAATAGTACCCTCGCACGACGATTAATGGAGCAAACCAAGATTTATACGGCTTTACAAGGAGTTAGAGGACGAAAACCCGTTAATTTAGCTCAATTAGAACAAATTTTGGTGTTATTTAGTCAATTAGTCATCGAGCAACCCTTAATCAAGGAAATCGACATCAATCCCCTAGTTGCCGGAGAATACAACCTTATCGCTTTAGATGCAAGGGTGTTATTATACGAGCCTAACACAGATAAAAAGGATATTGTACCTCCTGCTATTCGTCCTTATCCTTCTCAATATATCTCGAAAATCACCTTAAAAGATGGTAAACTGCTCAAAATTCGTCCTATTCGCCCTGAAGATGAACCGCAAGTCGTAACTTTTTGTAAGGAGTTATCAGAACAAAGTGTTTACCTACGGTTTTTTCACTCTATCAGCTATCAATCCTTGATTTCCCATGAAAGATTAACTCGTATCTGCTTTGTGGATTATGATCAAGAAATTGCTTTAGTTGCCAGTTATCGTAATCCTGACACTGACGAAAAACAAATCCTTGCGATCGCACGTCTGAGTAGAGTACACGGGAATACAGAACAAGCAGAATTAGGCTTATTAGTGAAAGACAGCTATCAAAAACAAGGATTAGGGACACTTTTAGGGCAAGATTTGCTTAAAATAGCTAAAAAAGAAGGAATTAAGACAATTATTGCGGAAATACTGCCTGATAATATCGGAATGCAGAATTTATGCCGAAAATTAGGCTTTACTTTAGAGAAAACTGCCGATTTAGTCACAGCGATTTATTCCCATTAA
- the murA gene encoding UDP-N-acetylglucosamine 1-carboxyvinyltransferase, whose product MSLNNTAQPALEIIGRNPLKGEVKISGAKNSALAIMAGTLLCSDDCRLNNVPSLADINTMGQVLASLGVKIKKSGNTWEFDGQDLKGVKAPYELVSQLRASFFVIGPILTRLGYAQVPLPGGCAIGSRPVDLHVRGLQAMGATVIIEHGVVNASVNNRLKGAKIFLDYPSVGATETIMMAATLAEGETVIENAAREPEIVDLANFCNSMGAKITGAGTDSIVIQGVDRLHTTDYDIIPDRIEAGTFLVAGAITQSEILVTSVNYDHLTPIIAKLAEIGCQVVREDENTLRTLPGELKASDIETLPHPGFPTDMQAQFMALLTVSEGNSLVTETVFENRLRHVAELKRMGANIKVKGNSALVSGVHQLSGAPVMATDLRASAALVIAGLAADGKTIVQGLQHLDRGYENLEQKFQKLGAKIQRISY is encoded by the coding sequence ATTTCCTTAAATAATACTGCTCAACCAGCGCTAGAAATTATCGGCAGAAATCCCCTCAAAGGAGAAGTTAAAATTAGTGGTGCGAAAAACTCCGCTTTAGCCATTATGGCAGGTACACTTCTCTGTAGCGATGATTGTCGTTTAAATAATGTCCCTTCCTTAGCAGACATTAATACCATGGGACAAGTTTTAGCTTCTTTAGGGGTTAAAATTAAGAAAAGTGGTAATACATGGGAATTTGATGGACAAGATTTAAAAGGTGTCAAAGCACCCTATGAATTAGTCTCTCAACTACGAGCAAGTTTCTTTGTAATTGGACCTATTTTAACCCGTCTAGGATACGCTCAAGTGCCTTTACCCGGGGGGTGTGCCATCGGATCACGTCCAGTTGATCTTCATGTGCGAGGATTACAAGCTATGGGCGCTACGGTGATTATTGAGCATGGGGTTGTCAATGCTTCTGTCAATAATCGCTTGAAGGGAGCAAAAATTTTCCTCGATTATCCCAGTGTGGGCGCAACGGAAACCATCATGATGGCGGCAACCTTAGCCGAGGGTGAAACGGTGATTGAAAATGCCGCCAGAGAGCCTGAAATTGTTGATTTAGCTAACTTCTGTAATAGCATGGGGGCTAAAATTACGGGGGCTGGTACAGATTCCATCGTTATTCAAGGAGTCGATCGACTACATACCACTGACTATGATATTATACCCGATCGCATTGAAGCAGGTACTTTTTTAGTAGCAGGAGCGATTACTCAATCAGAAATCTTGGTAACTTCCGTTAACTATGATCATCTTACCCCTATTATTGCCAAATTAGCAGAAATTGGTTGTCAAGTAGTCAGAGAAGATGAAAACACCCTACGCACCCTCCCCGGAGAATTGAAAGCTAGTGACATTGAAACCTTACCTCATCCGGGTTTTCCTACGGATATGCAAGCGCAATTTATGGCATTGTTAACCGTTAGTGAGGGTAATAGTTTAGTTACCGAAACCGTGTTTGAAAATCGTTTGCGTCACGTTGCGGAATTAAAACGCATGGGGGCAAATATCAAAGTCAAAGGAAATTCTGCCCTTGTATCTGGTGTGCATCAGCTTTCGGGTGCGCCCGTGATGGCAACGGATTTGAGAGCATCTGCCGCCCTTGTTATCGCAGGTTTAGCCGCCGATGGTAAAACCATTGTACAAGGTTTACAACATCTCGATCGAGGTTATGAAAACCTAGAGCAGAAATTCCAAAAATTAGGTGCAAAAATCCAACGCATTTCCTATTAA
- a CDS encoding glycosyltransferase family 4 protein codes for MVQEKTRVLFIHPNFPAQFRHLAMVLGKDPKFEVMFATKREEGQIEGVKKIIYEVSREARPETHHYVRTLENAVLQGQGLYRVATELKKQGFYPDIVYGHSGWGPTLFIKDIFPRAKFLCYFEWFYNAHGSDADFDPSDPLSADDEARIRVKNAPILIDLYSCDRGLSPTKWQQQQFPPELRSKITVLHDGVDTEYFKPNPDKKLVLPRINLDLSNASEIVTYLGRGMEPYRGFPQLIETISILQKRRPNTHFIIVGQNRVAYGKQLPDGQNYKDLMLQKFPLDLSRVHFTGLLAYDEYLTVIQNSSAHIYLTRPFVLSWSMLETMSTGCVLVASDTPPVKELIQDNYNGLLVPFFSPEIIADRVEYALDNPDMMTKIREKARETIVKNYNLQDLLNQHLEWIKTGEVKKKSTRKSKKGFSF; via the coding sequence ATGGTACAAGAAAAAACTAGAGTCTTATTTATTCATCCCAATTTTCCTGCACAATTTCGTCATTTAGCGATGGTTTTAGGGAAAGACCCCAAATTTGAGGTAATGTTTGCCACAAAGCGTGAGGAAGGGCAAATAGAGGGAGTTAAGAAGATAATTTATGAGGTATCCAGAGAAGCAAGACCAGAAACTCATCACTACGTTAGAACTTTAGAGAATGCTGTATTACAAGGTCAAGGTTTATATCGTGTAGCCACAGAATTAAAAAAACAGGGTTTCTATCCTGATATTGTATATGGTCATTCGGGTTGGGGGCCAACTTTATTTATTAAAGATATTTTTCCTCGGGCGAAATTTTTATGTTATTTTGAGTGGTTTTATAATGCTCATGGTAGTGATGCAGATTTCGATCCCAGTGATCCTCTTTCTGCCGATGATGAAGCGAGGATTAGGGTAAAGAATGCTCCTATTTTAATTGATTTGTACAGTTGCGATCGAGGTTTATCGCCGACAAAATGGCAACAACAGCAATTTCCTCCTGAACTTCGATCGAAAATAACCGTCTTACATGATGGAGTCGATACAGAATATTTTAAACCAAATCCAGACAAAAAATTAGTACTTCCCCGAATTAACCTAGATTTAAGTAACGCTTCAGAAATTGTAACCTATTTAGGTAGAGGAATGGAACCCTATCGAGGATTTCCACAGTTAATTGAGACTATCAGCATTTTACAAAAACGTCGTCCGAATACTCATTTTATCATCGTCGGTCAAAATAGAGTTGCCTATGGTAAACAATTACCAGACGGACAAAATTATAAAGATTTAATGTTACAAAAATTTCCCCTTGATTTAAGTCGAGTCCATTTTACAGGATTACTCGCTTATGATGAATACCTCACGGTGATTCAAAATTCCTCTGCCCATATTTATTTAACTCGTCCTTTTGTTTTATCATGGTCAATGTTAGAAACTATGTCCACCGGTTGTGTTTTAGTTGCCTCAGATACGCCTCCCGTCAAAGAGTTAATTCAAGATAATTATAATGGTTTATTAGTGCCATTTTTCTCCCCAGAAATTATCGCCGATCGAGTAGAATATGCCTTAGATAATCCTGATATGATGACAAAAATTCGAGAGAAAGCTAGAGAGACGATCGTCAAAAATTATAATCTTCAAGACTTATTAAACCAACATTTAGAATGGATAAAAACAGGAGAAGTGAAGAAAAAATCTACTCGTAAAAGTAAAAAAGGTTTTAGCTTTTAG
- a CDS encoding HD family phosphohydrolase, with protein MKTLQSIRHHFNQWQNKPSPDNVINNSKVKNSSSSIDKNKPLIFQWICKIHSPVMVLLSISTITGLVSYRFYNQPELAVGTISPTKIIAPADGDFLDEKTTEELRRKTRSGLLPVLQQDITLTQTIRNRINRKLEEIDTLRRLINEIPVINQNILPLATQKYLYSISTSEWEQMITDINNSPSSLSENPEIKPLLAYKQKVNNDEFQQTFTTLQQYRHQYQNSLKEFKQQNIHHLTDDDIKILLNVDSQTWQKTKIAMEDTSKKILTQGISPGLPEEIKYRTLQIHLENNVSPEVKNLAIDLLSKNLDSNLTIDEEETKIRGERAALAIQPVVVSVRKNEVIVDAGEKITQTDFVLLDNFNLSRRSINWTGVAGSSVLVTISVFSFMSIANKIKGKLRRRDQVLLWLLSLSVPIISIFDVGYNSLPALGFLVSSFYGPSLALTNVTLMTGLTLFQIEMIGWEYLISSFAGGILASFMASRLHSREELALLGAGVGLTQGSTFFIVQLISTAATGTVWYTLLPPAIWHGTVGLTYSILALGISPYLERFFDLITPIRLAELSNTNRPLLKRLATEAPGTFQHTMFVASLAEAAARQLHCNIELIRAGTLYHDIGKMHDPFGFIENQMGGPNKHDMINDPYESANIIKKHVSEGIVMAKKCGLPQAIIDFIPQHQGTLLISYFYYQAKTQAEGEGKNLQDIDETIFRYDGPIPQTRETAIVMLADGCEAALRSLKDATPDQAMAMVNKIFKARWRDHQLDDSGIKYEELPIVAEVFVNVWQQFNHQRISYPKGALEMRSSK; from the coding sequence ATGAAAACCTTACAGTCCATTCGTCACCATTTTAACCAATGGCAAAACAAACCTTCTCCAGACAATGTTATTAACAATTCTAAGGTAAAAAATTCTTCTTCCTCGATCGACAAAAATAAGCCATTGATATTTCAATGGATATGTAAAATTCATTCTCCAGTGATGGTGTTATTGTCCATTTCTACCATTACAGGATTAGTTAGTTATCGTTTCTATAATCAGCCAGAATTAGCCGTTGGCACAATTTCCCCTACAAAAATTATTGCACCCGCCGATGGAGATTTTTTAGACGAAAAAACCACCGAAGAATTGCGTCGAAAAACTCGTAGTGGTTTATTGCCTGTTTTACAACAGGATATTACTTTAACTCAAACTATTCGTAACAGAATTAACCGTAAGTTAGAAGAAATTGACACTCTGCGTCGTTTAATTAATGAAATTCCCGTCATTAATCAAAATATTCTTCCTTTAGCTACTCAAAAATATTTATATTCTATTTCTACTTCAGAATGGGAACAAATGATCACGGATATAAATAACTCCCCCTCATCCTTGTCAGAAAATCCAGAAATTAAACCATTGTTAGCTTATAAACAAAAAGTTAATAATGATGAGTTTCAACAAACTTTCACTACATTACAGCAATATCGCCATCAGTATCAAAATTCTCTGAAAGAATTTAAGCAACAAAATATACATCATTTAACAGATGATGACATCAAAATTCTCTTAAATGTAGATTCCCAAACTTGGCAGAAAACCAAGATTGCTATGGAAGATACTTCTAAAAAAATTCTGACTCAAGGAATTTCTCCCGGATTACCAGAAGAAATAAAATATCGTACTTTACAAATTCACCTTGAGAATAATGTATCACCAGAAGTGAAAAATCTTGCTATAGATTTACTTTCAAAAAATCTTGACTCTAATCTAACTATTGATGAAGAAGAGACAAAAATAAGAGGAGAAAGAGCGGCTTTAGCCATACAACCCGTAGTGGTATCTGTGCGCAAAAATGAAGTCATTGTGGATGCAGGAGAAAAAATTACTCAAACGGATTTTGTTTTATTAGATAACTTTAATTTGAGTCGTCGCAGTATTAATTGGACGGGAGTCGCTGGTTCATCTGTTCTGGTCACTATATCTGTATTTTCTTTTATGTCGATCGCCAATAAGATAAAAGGAAAACTGAGGAGACGAGATCAAGTATTATTATGGTTATTAAGCCTTTCAGTGCCAATAATTAGTATCTTTGATGTGGGTTACAACTCTTTACCCGCCTTGGGATTTTTAGTAAGTAGTTTTTATGGACCTAGTTTAGCCTTAACTAATGTTACCCTGATGACAGGATTAACCCTATTTCAAATAGAAATGATTGGGTGGGAATATTTGATTTCTTCCTTTGCTGGGGGAATATTAGCTTCTTTCATGGCAAGTCGTCTTCATTCAAGGGAAGAATTAGCTTTACTTGGTGCGGGGGTAGGATTAACTCAAGGAAGTACTTTTTTTATTGTGCAGTTAATTAGTACGGCGGCAACGGGTACAGTTTGGTACACTCTTTTACCTCCAGCTATTTGGCATGGTACGGTAGGCTTGACTTATAGTATCTTAGCTTTGGGTATTTCTCCTTATTTAGAAAGATTTTTTGATCTGATTACCCCTATACGTTTAGCGGAATTATCTAATACTAATCGCCCATTATTAAAAAGATTAGCAACGGAAGCACCGGGTACGTTTCAACATACAATGTTTGTGGCTAGTTTAGCGGAAGCGGCGGCTCGTCAACTTCACTGTAATATTGAATTAATCAGAGCTGGGACACTTTACCATGATATAGGAAAAATGCACGATCCTTTCGGTTTTATCGAAAATCAGATGGGAGGACCGAATAAACATGATATGATTAATGATCCCTATGAAAGTGCTAATATTATCAAAAAACACGTTAGCGAAGGCATTGTGATGGCGAAAAAATGTGGTTTACCTCAAGCTATTATTGACTTTATACCTCAACATCAGGGTACTTTGTTAATCTCATACTTTTACTATCAAGCCAAAACTCAAGCTGAAGGGGAGGGAAAAAATCTTCAGGACATCGATGAAACGATTTTCCGTTATGATGGTCCTATTCCTCAAACCAGAGAAACGGCTATTGTGATGTTGGCAGATGGTTGTGAAGCGGCTCTTCGATCGCTCAAGGATGCTACCCCAGATCAAGCTATGGCAATGGTTAACAAGATTTTTAAAGCTCGTTGGCGAGATCATCAATTAGATGATAGCGGTATTAAATACGAAGAATTACCGATCGTTGCAGAGGTTTTTGTTAACGTTTGGCAACAATTCAACCATCAAAGAATTTCTTATCCCAAAGGTGCATTAGAGATGAGAAGTAGTAAGTAA
- a CDS encoding extracellular solute-binding protein: MNRRSFLWTLSSLSVASMLSSCENQYDLQVALLQGSLPIQLIASLQKQGLGKINFKPQSSIEDIYKLLIKEEEEKDKKNTPSDLMTLGHYWLKDAISKNSIEPLELDKFSNWQNIPPRFQQLVNRDNQGKLTENGQLWGAPYRWGYTMIAYRQDKFEELGWQPQDWQDLWRSQLQGRISLLNQPREIIGLILKKLGHSYNTQDINSMPEVAKELKSLHQQVKFYDSTNYLQPLIMGDTWLAVGWSADILPVLATRSNIKGIIARSGTALWADVWVKPKQDKNEEDKLKRISELINFCWDTASGKQINLFTNGISPLKLSGKTNPKIPRMSEEIFAKSDFIEPLSPQDLEQYHELLLKL, encoded by the coding sequence ATGAATCGTCGATCGTTTTTATGGACTCTCAGTAGTTTAAGTGTTGCGTCTATGTTGTCAAGTTGTGAAAACCAATATGATTTACAAGTAGCGTTACTGCAAGGCTCACTTCCAATACAATTAATTGCCTCTTTACAAAAACAGGGATTGGGGAAAATTAATTTTAAACCTCAAAGTTCGATCGAAGATATATATAAATTATTGATCAAAGAAGAAGAAGAAAAAGATAAAAAGAATACTCCCTCCGATTTAATGACGTTAGGACATTATTGGTTAAAAGATGCCATTAGTAAAAATTCCATCGAACCTTTAGAATTAGATAAGTTCAGTAATTGGCAAAATATTCCCCCTCGCTTTCAACAGTTAGTAAACAGGGATAATCAAGGAAAATTAACAGAAAATGGACAGTTATGGGGTGCTCCTTACCGTTGGGGATATACCATGATTGCCTATCGTCAAGATAAATTTGAGGAGTTGGGATGGCAACCGCAGGATTGGCAAGATTTATGGCGATCGCAACTGCAAGGGCGTATATCTTTACTGAATCAACCGAGAGAGATTATCGGATTAATCTTAAAAAAATTAGGACATTCTTACAATACTCAAGATATTAATTCGATGCCTGAAGTTGCCAAAGAGTTAAAAAGTTTACATCAACAAGTCAAATTTTATGATTCCACTAACTATTTACAGCCTTTGATTATGGGTGACACATGGTTAGCAGTAGGTTGGTCAGCCGATATATTACCAGTTTTAGCAACTCGATCGAACATAAAAGGCATTATAGCTCGATCGGGTACAGCATTATGGGCGGATGTGTGGGTAAAACCAAAACAAGATAAGAATGAAGAAGACAAATTAAAGAGAATATCAGAGTTAATCAACTTTTGTTGGGATACAGCATCAGGAAAACAAATTAACTTATTTACCAATGGAATATCACCCTTAAAATTATCGGGAAAAACTAATCCGAAAATTCCCAGAATGTCCGAGGAAATCTTTGCTAAAAGTGATTTTATCGAGCCGTTATCTCCCCAAGATTTAGAGCAATATCACGAATTATTGCTCAAATTATAA